The following nucleotide sequence is from Brachyspira suanatina.
TGAGGCTAAAATAAATAATTTGAAAGAAACAACTATTTGGGGAAGCGGTACTCCTTTAAGAGAATTTATGTTTTCTGATGATTTAGCTGAAGCTTGTCTTTATTTGATGGAAAATAAGAGTCATAAAGATATAGGAAAGTTTATAAACATAGGTTCAGGAAAAGAAGTTACAATTAAAGAATTAGCAGAGTTAATAAAAAAAGTAATAGGCTTTGAAGGAAATATAGTATTGGACAGTTCTAAACCGGATGGTACTATGAGAAAATTACTCGATGTATCAAAAATTAATTCTTTGGGTTGGAAGTATAAAACAGAGCTTGAAGAAGGTTTAAAAATAGCTTATAACGATTTTTTAAAAAATTATAATAAATAATAGGAATATGAAGATGAAAAAAGCACTTATCACAGGAATAACAGGACAGGATGGTTCTTATTTAACAGAATTTTTATTAGAAAAAGGATATGAAGTACATGGTATTATTAGAAGAAGTTCATCTTTTAATACAGAAAGAATAGATCATTTATATAGTGATCCTCATATTAATGATGTAAAAATGTTTCTTCATTATGGAGATTTATCAGATAGCTCTAATTTATCAAGATTATTAGAGAAGATACAGCCTGATGAGATATATAATTTAGCAGCTCAAAGCCATGTAAGAGTAAGTTTTGATATGCCTGAATACACTGCTGATGTTACAGGACTTGGTACAATTAGATTATTAGATGCCATTAAAGAAACTCAGATTAAAACAAAATTTTATCAGGCATCAACTAGTGAATTATATGGAAAAGTAGTTGAAACACCTCAGACAGAAAAGACACCTTTTTATCCTAGAAGTCCTTATGCTTGTGCTAAAGTATATTCATATTGGATTACTGTTAATTATAGAGAAAGTTATGATATGTATGCTTGTAATGGTATACTATTTAATCATGAAAGTCCTAGAAGGGGAGAGACTTTTGTTACAAAGAAAATTACTCATGCTATAGCTAGAATATTAAATAAAGAACAGGATAAATTATATTTAGGTAATTTAGATTCTAAAAGAGACTGGGGATATGCTAAGGATTATGTTGAGGCTATGTGGCTTATGCTGCAGCAAGATAAAGCCGATGATTATGTTATAGCTACAGGAGAAACACATTCTGTAAGAGAATTTTTGGATGAAGCTTTCGGACTTGTTGGACTTGATTGGAAAAAATATGTAGAAATAGATCCTAGATATTACAGACCTACAGAAGTTGATCTTTTACTTGGAGATCCTACAAAAGCAAAAGAAAAATTAGGCTGGCAGCCAAAAACTACATTTAAAGAATTAGTAAAAATAATGTTAGAATATGATTTAAAAAATGTAGGTTTAAGTTTGGATAAATTCAAAAATTGATCATTTATGAATAATAAATTATTATTAAAAAAAAATTTGATTGAATATTTAGTATGGCCTATTCCTTTTAAAAAAATTAGAAATAGTATAAGAATTAATTCTATTCATTTAAAGGATTTAGGCTATAAAATAAATTATAATCATTACAAAAATAGTATAAAGGGTAAAAAAACTTTTTTTGTAAAAAATGATTGGTCTGTAAATGAAAAAGAGTTTAACAACAATTATTTTTATAATTTAATAAAAAATTATTATATTAATGATTTGGAAATAAGTTACAATCCGGACATAGAATTTTTTGGTCCTGTAGGTAAAAGGTATTTCTTAGAAAAATCTAAAGCAAAAATAAAAATATTCTATACAGGAGAATGTGTATCAAATAAGGCTATTGATAAAATATGGTCTGAATATTCTGATAATTGTATTAATGATGTTGATTTATCTCTTGGTTTTGATAGAATAGATGAAAATAAGCATGAAAATTATGTAAGATTTCCTATTTGGATATTTTATAATTTTCATGGACTTTTAGATAATAAAAACTACACTAAAGATAATATTAAGAAAATTATAGATGATATTAATAATACTAAATCCAACAAAAATAGATTTGCTTCATTAGTTGCTAGCCATGATGCTACTAATATAAGAACTCAAATGTATAATCAAATAATAAAAATAGATTCTATAAGCTGTCCTGGAAAATTATTCCATAATGATGATACATTAAAACAAAATTTTAATAATGATAAAACAGAATATTTAAAAGATTTTAAATTTAATATATGTCCTGAAAATACAATTAGTGACGGATATATAACAGAGAAACTTTTTGATGCTTTTAAATCAGGATGCATACCAATATATAATGGTGATGAGAATATAGAACTTGATTTAGTTAATAAAAATGCATTATTATTCTTTAAAAAAGATGAAGATAATACAGAACTTATAAAAGAAATAGAAAAACTTCATAAAGATGATAAATTATTTGATGCTTTTCAAAAACAAATAAAAATATATGACTCTATGGTTGATTATCTTTGGGAGAGAAGAGTAAAAATATTAAACAGATTAGAAACTCTAATAAATGAGAGACTTAAATAATATTATTTATTTACAGGTATTCTTAAAAATATTTCTGTTCCTATAGAAAGTACATTACTGTTTAATTTATTCCAAGCTTTTATTTCTGCTATATCAATATGAAATCTTCTTGCAATAATCCAAAGCGTATCACCAGCTCTAACATGATACATTATATCTTTATACTCATAATCAGGAGGAGGCAAAGATTCAAAATAAACAAATTTACCTTCTCTTATTCTTTGCTGTTCTTCTTCATATT
It contains:
- the gmd gene encoding GDP-mannose 4,6-dehydratase encodes the protein MKKALITGITGQDGSYLTEFLLEKGYEVHGIIRRSSSFNTERIDHLYSDPHINDVKMFLHYGDLSDSSNLSRLLEKIQPDEIYNLAAQSHVRVSFDMPEYTADVTGLGTIRLLDAIKETQIKTKFYQASTSELYGKVVETPQTEKTPFYPRSPYACAKVYSYWITVNYRESYDMYACNGILFNHESPRRGETFVTKKITHAIARILNKEQDKLYLGNLDSKRDWGYAKDYVEAMWLMLQQDKADDYVIATGETHSVREFLDEAFGLVGLDWKKYVEIDPRYYRPTEVDLLLGDPTKAKEKLGWQPKTTFKELVKIMLEYDLKNVGLSLDKFKN
- a CDS encoding glycosyltransferase family 10 domain-containing protein, producing the protein MNNKLLLKKNLIEYLVWPIPFKKIRNSIRINSIHLKDLGYKINYNHYKNSIKGKKTFFVKNDWSVNEKEFNNNYFYNLIKNYYINDLEISYNPDIEFFGPVGKRYFLEKSKAKIKIFYTGECVSNKAIDKIWSEYSDNCINDVDLSLGFDRIDENKHENYVRFPIWIFYNFHGLLDNKNYTKDNIKKIIDDINNTKSNKNRFASLVASHDATNIRTQMYNQIIKIDSISCPGKLFHNDDTLKQNFNNDKTEYLKDFKFNICPENTISDGYITEKLFDAFKSGCIPIYNGDENIELDLVNKNALLFFKKDEDNTELIKEIEKLHKDDKLFDAFQKQIKIYDSMVDYLWERRVKILNRLETLINERLK